In Anabas testudineus chromosome 12, fAnaTes1.2, whole genome shotgun sequence, one genomic interval encodes:
- the cdk5rap2 gene encoding CDK5 regulatory subunit-associated protein 2 isoform X1, whose product MMDSVVGDDLTLPVDINGSCRLPDSIDAGEYSTDSMTASSFPEKMSPVKALTMKDYENQITALKKENFNLKLRIYFMEERMQQKCDDSTEDIFKTNIELKVELESMKRELAEKQELLVSASKALESLAGRDSGDPQRVREQAQREMDALRDAFNKRITDLEQCLRTAEEEVEKMAAIAEQEKLKNIDMEKQLQALDPSSTFSSPLLPTPPHDLEKALQEKDKIIEQLKITLKKQEADSYQRDNADQFKDDPSADCVKQLSDLITKKDQELETLRIELRGEKDKTQPDHQKSEIHRLESCTKQLTEELTQAKITNENLGKTLEDAQNQNKTLSGKLEEKENELNSEKKNALKRDKTIQGLTQVLREKEKEIAELCHEIEDRDDALAKAREAAHKAQLQKYQGVEEHQNLLMAKQTELAQLQGEHNAKLLEAQKLQRALNRKEQELADLQQAKDQLEVDLEDLQQQKKKGDKALNDLNNQLKKLSGEIGERENALEQQYQEMLDDTKRKLQAHEVTIQRLTSTLADKEQQLQEYINMIRDFEQSKSPGGNDTMLSKLRQRLKEKEKALEQALDEKFAAIEEKDNEIHQLQLALREKERDLDRLNNLLSHNEETVNSFDSLIKEKDVELQHLANTLKNLQRAKQDLEDNLNRSLREKDAIISQLQLSLEGKTKDMEEMAAAMMSQSQTHARDLAEQMGQRLKVTEAMLAEAVKARERLVADNESAVEGLLATISSKDQLLKESAEHYNRMLSERSQEIQELKKQLSDRQQQLTSAEKQSSTTAQQGYVETAELRALLAEKDSLINKLLQCGQERDKFLAEMGHKDESDHVLELRQTIQIMQEKLDEREAELSRRNSEENVENIPFSKRTVVILKKELAQKTEALNKALKRENELKISLAELQSLLSELEGRNEGQAANIESLTATLKTKDEIINVLHQRLGQREGSQSDNSQDQVIRSEMERSLPGLPQRERTMIGGDSQQEALPKLIVLQQEHDALNKALRAEQQLYSSLVRTVKEQDSAQRLHALQLELTAVQLLRQQLEESVRTNQELRDDLEREIHRAKLREGMDLIDPKELESMRHQLEDAQRWNASLQARLGAIQNRGGGVGGANDGGDTLSFIGDQTSYMSICVGEGHDDSLSLLSPQELKEKVLELQDCVNRLQTFNNELQSQLSQMEKSEHDAYNQEDKAMVSSSSSKQLLQEMQQAPPLAHSNKTHNSGQDKESQTDIRLEQMVSGKLLGDESRESGLGQSREHTQSGNTTLDTGERDSRERNEDLMTLKSLLIDWGATSVSQLRDQLLKLRSENVELQGLLKEQKSTESKERESTDISGNSSDGQTELKQSVGKAQAESNGHSKLLREKQKRTLNSKEVSDEEIPVTSQLIVSTAAGMESPQTEDNTHSRSVKQHIARHGPTVKSRLPVPVRLRMEANSSSDHLKTDALQHPHVHGPDQHLHADYESTLSLQDSTSPSSTLRYAHRSISPVGSDKGSEAEDALDHVQTESLFTQLELLHQECQEKESLINKLSDQLADWEELHAQLQIKEQQYVEALQAAESTIAYLTACNLDSQRGFGAQASLGTDSGSVGSDAALCSRCMEPQKALQEKEELNKQLIELLNMAELAISSSDIQEKNPEIHDLCLKIEGALQQVKTDSNRDSPRSDLGIAADSVQELQRRADSLQEALLEQNRLNAALQEKLRAADATAQQASNCNKSSQDYLSQNTEEHHGTKGSCSNNSSSNQEMINVLLNCLSATESTIASLAAHCSNVGSLPSARLLQLSPDMQLNLDKLQRALQERQKLGGSTHSTTKSSSNQSTASEAKKGQFHQELHQNLFLLYKIFSNLSQRISELQVSLQEERGHREESEADRIVQDGKALPPSVQVQLETLHKALREKKKACKSLEEKLATALTKTPPSETAQKVPALEQDDKGVQVDLQDLGYETSGKSENDREENSSTDLEAGVKPSCSASSLPSLLKHEQATFSSTENLDSTSSTPYPSSPALSSAKVSLKSLQVYDDYGVSEDPLQLQAQVRELKIQLENQTKLILQMQNLLRRNSLSSDLVGNTSDPSINKDQDGGKKDDSSKEKSGQPKEKKEGEKQTIKDQTSFLNTDMERERPLNRSISEQLQQTRSRSTSPARLDSLVQSQARELSQLRQQIKESRRLGALHRRQLEQLSKAFKELLQASEVDYYMGEVVKEQLDKSLSLLDRLEGRLDKGESHLDNEDVAALELSQRLAKELQEKNRLIQSLQSQVRGQSRSSHHSSHSDLYSDRSSSSCHSISVTKGGQTHSQRHPNDWTGAAVSPVRGAHEEGVSGHRDPASRLQGLHRENGRLQEQLRISEELNATLRSELDLHRLIMAQTSSHHQERDQSYDLEGSGLQMEAHKQDRDTSSQTKAAEQPQAVNSDLLAEHLQEIRALRQRLEESIRTNDRLREQLEKRLAEVEKDPAATNIFIHGNEEQGQLASEVRFLWGQNQALKEQFTLGSRDKQKENEKLRETLARRTAKLEQSRKECEDLRQENKRLLERLEHSSQENLQLQDSLHFSKEELHRLQCEVKLQRQQLLDSQHLLQSLRVELQVYEKMKTDAQRHNEFSETSQEPAPRPSSGSVDLGELLSEIRHLRLQLERSIQTNTALRQRLEEQLLRGPNRSETININYLLSSPDEGGRSTGREGCDPLRHSQNEHIGVHHDTKPRPHSDLDSRSVSSSSGESVSAAPSRLVPGHRMWANRNGRHILGLIEDYNALRKQISEGRKLSRTMDTQLQECLHTLRMQGSDNKVIEQQHLRNLSSSTNTMQQVLDEAGRLLKLVWRVSLPAGTTAGDSSNNQQDELLKNEIARLKSRLSQQERMLSGAVKRLRTTNQLKEGMERVIIDQLSLTHGVLKKARGNLETNYCTLFGLKGLSGGPDEGGPSQWPVTDTTDTQEISAPVSGQTVGRHSESSDDHNSDISLHCSY is encoded by the exons CTGCAGACTGCCAGACTCCATAGATGCTGGCGAATACTCCACAGACAGCATGACag CTTCATCCTTCCCTGAAAAGATGTCCCCTGTGAAAGCTCTCACCATGAAGGACTATGAAAAC CAAATCACAGcgctaaagaaagaaaacttcaACCTGAAGCTGCGCATTTACTTTATGGAAGAGCGCATGCAGCAGAAATGTGATGACTCCACCGAGGACATATTCAAAACG aaCATTGAGCTGAAGGTTGAGTTGGAGTCTATGAAGAGGGAGCTGGCAGAGAAACAGGAGCTACTTGTGTCTGCATC GAAAGCACTAGAAAGTCTGGCTGGTCGAGATTCAGGAGACCCCCAGCGTGTGAGAGAGCAAGCTCAAAGAGAGATGGATGCATTACGAGATGCATTCAACAAGAGGATAACTGACCTAGAGCAG TGTCTGCGAACAGCCGAGGAAGAGGTTGAGAAGATGGCAGCCATCGCTGAGCAGGAGAAGCTTAAGAATATTGACATGGAGAAGCAGCTCCAAGCTCTAGATCCATCGAGcaccttttcctctcctcttctccccaCGCCCCCGCACGACCTGGAGAAGGCTCTGCAGGAAAAAGACAA GATCATTGAGCAGCTCAAgatcactttaaaaaaacaggaagctgaCAGCTACCAGAGGGATAATGCAGACCAATTTAAAGATGACCCATCAGCTGACTGTGTGAAACAGCTATCTGATCTCATCACCAAGAAAGATCAGGAGCTTGAG aCACTGAGGATTGAACTCCGTGGAGAGAAGGACAAAACACAACCAGACCATCAG AAGAGTGAGATTCATCGGTTGGAGTCCTGCACTAAGCAGCTGACTGAAGAGCTCACACAGGCAAAGATCACTAATGAGAACCTGGGAAAAACCCTGGAGGATGCCCAGAATCAGAATAAG ACCCTGTCAGGGAAGttggaagagaaggagaatgaACTCAactctgaaaagaaaaatgctctgaaaagagacaaaacaatcCAAGGGCTTACTCAGGTCctcagagaaaaggaaaaagag ATTGCAGAGCTTTGTCATGAGATTGAGGACAGGGATGATGCTTTGGCCAAGGCTAGAGAGGCAGCACATAAAGCCCAACTGCAAAAATACCAG GGAGTGGAAGAGCATCAAAACCTATTAATGGCAAAGCAAACAGAGCTAGCCCAACTCCAGGGGGAACACAATGCCAAGCTGCTTGAAGCCCAAAAGCTACAGCGTGCCCTTAACAGGAAGGAGCAGGAGCTGGCTGACTTGCAGCAGGCAAAGGACCAGTTAGAGGTAGACCTGGAAGACTTgcaacagcagaagaagaaaggagacaAGGCCCTGAAT GATCTGAACAATCAGCTGAAAAAGCTGAGTGGTGAGATTGGTGAGAGGGAGAATGCTTTGGAGCAGCAATACCAGGAGATGCTTGATGACACCAAAAGAAAACTTCAGGCACATGAGGTCACCATCCAGAGACTCACATCAACTCTAGCTGATAAAGAGCAGCAGCTACAG GAATACATAAACATGATCAGAGACTTCGAGCAAAGCAAAAGCCCAGGAGGAAATGATACCATGCTTTCCAAACTGCGGCAAaggctgaaagaaaaagagaaggctCTTGAG CAAGCACTCGATGAGAAATTTGCTGCCATTGAGGAGAAAGACAATGAGATACATCAGCTGCAGCTGGCTCTCAGAGAAAAGGAACGAGACCTGGATAGACTAAATAACTTGCTCTCTCACAATGAAGAAACCGTCAAT AGTTTTGACAGTCTGATCAAAGAGAAGGATGTGGAGCTGCAACATCTTGCAAATACTCTAAAAAACCTACAAAGAGCTAAGCAAGATTTAGAAGATAACCTGAACAGATCACTGAGGGAGAAGGACGCCATCATCAGTCAGCTACAGCTCTCCCTCGAGGGCAAAACAAAGGATATGGAG GAAATGGCTGCAGCGATGATGAGCCAGTCACAGACTCACGCACGTGACTTAGCTGAACAGATGGGccagaggttaaaggtcacagAGGCTATGTTAGCTGAGGCTGTGAAAGCCAGAGAAAGGCTGGTTGCTGACAATGAGAGTGCTGTGGAAGGACTGTTGGCTACAATTAGTAGCAAGGACCAACTTCTCAAG GAGTCTGCAGAGCACTACAACCGAATGCTGTCTGAGCGTTCTCAAGAGATTCAGGAACTAAAGAAGCAGTTGTCTGATAGGCAGCAGCAGCTTACCAGTGCTGAGAAGCAAAGCTCCACAACAGCGCAACAGGGCTATGTAGAGACTGCAGAGCTCAGAGCCTTGCTTGCTGAAAAAGACAGCCTCATCAAC AAACTTCTGCAGTGTGGTCAGGAAAGGGACAAGTTTCTGGCAGAAATGGGGCATAAAGATGAGTCTGACCATGTGTTGGAGCTCAGACAAACAATTCAGATCATGCAGGAGAAGTTGGATGAGAGGGAAG CTGAGCTGTCCAGGCGAAACAGTGAGGAAAATGTGGAGAACATTCCATTCTCCAAGAGGACGGTTGTCATTCTGAAGAAGGAGCTAGCACAAAAAACTGAGGCACTGAACAAAGCCCTAAAGAGGGAGAATGAACTGAAG atTTCACTCGCAGAGCTGCAGTCATTGCTATCTGAACTGGAGGGTCGCAATGAAGGCCAGGCTGCTAATATTGAGTCCCTGACTGCCACGCTGAAGACCAAGGATGAGATTATTAAT GTTCTCCACCAGCGCCTTGGTCAGAGAGAGGGCAGTCAGTCTGATAATAGCCAGGATCAGGTCATTCGCTCTGAAATGGAGAGATCACTACCGGGGCTACCACAAAGAGAGAGAACTATGATTGGTGGAGACAGCCAACAAGAA GCTTTACCCAAACTTATAGTTTTGCAACAGGAGCATGATGCTCTGAACAAAGCCCTGAGAGCTGAACAACAGCTCTACTCTAGCCTCGTCAGGACTGTAAAGGAGCAGGACAG TGCCCAGCGTCTCCATGCTTTACAGCTGGAGCTGACAGCGGTGCAGCTCCTCAGGCAGCAGCTAGAGGAGAGTGTCAGGACTAATCAGGAGCTAAGGGATGACTTGGAGAGAGAGATACACAGAGCCAAACTCAGAGAAG gtATGGACCTCATTGATCCTAAAGAACTTGAGAGCATGAGGCATCAACTTGAAGATGCACAGCGCTGGAATGCCTCTCTGCAGGCTCGCTTAGGAGCCATTCAGAACCGTGGAGGAGGAGTTGGTGGAGCCAATGATGGTG gtgaCACTTTAAGTTTCATTGGTGATCAGACTTCCTACATGAGTATCTGTGTGGGAGAGGGGCATGATGACAGCTTGTCTCTACTTTCTCCACAGGAGCTCAAAGAGAAG GTGCTGGAGCTCCAGGATTGTGTCAACAGATTACAGACTTTTAACAATGAGCTGCAAAGTCAATTGTCTCAAATGGAGAAGTCGGAGCATGATGCTTACAACCAGGAAGACAAAGCAATGGTCAGCAGTAGCTCTTCGAAGCAG CTGCTACAGGAGATGCAGCAAGCACCACCTTTGGCCCACAGTAACAAGACACACAACTCTGGTCAGGATAAAGAGAGCCAGACAGACATCAGACTTGAACAG ATGGTGTCTGGAAAGCTGTTGGGTGATGAGAGCAGGGAAAGTGGCCTTGGCCAGAGTAGAGAGCACACTCAGTCTGGCAACACCACTTTGGACACTGGAGAAAGAGATTCTAGAGAGAGGAACGAAGATCTAATGACACTTAAATCCCTGCTAATTGACTGGGGGGCCACATCAGTCTCACAGCTCAG AGACCAGCTGCTGAAACTTAGATCAGAGAATGTGGAGCTTCAAGGTCTCCTGAAAGAACAAAAGTCTACAGAgtctaaagagagagagagcacagacaTATCAGGAAACAGCAGCGATGGACAGACTGAATTGAAACAGAGCGTGGGAAAAGCGCAGGCTGAATCAAATGGCCACTCTAAGCTTttgagagaaaagcaaaagaggACTCTCAACTCTAAAGAGGTGTCAGACGAGGAGATCCCTGTCACCTCACAGTTAATTGTCAGCACTGCAGCGGGGATGGAGAGTCCACAAACTgaagacaacacacacagcaggagtgTGAAGCAGCATATTGCAAGACATGGG CCAACTGTCAAATCTCGTCTCCCTGTCCCTGTGAGACTGAGAATGGAAGCTAACAGCAGCTCTGATCATCTGAAAACTGATGCACTTCAGCACCCTCATGTACATGGACCTGACCAGCATTTACATGCAGACTATGAGTCTACCTTGTCACTCCAGGACAGCACCTCCCCTTCTTCCACGCTCAGATATGCACATCGTAGCATCAGTCCAGTAGGGTCGGACAAGGGCTCTGAAGCCGAAGACGCACTAGATCATGTCCAGACCGAGTCTCTTTTCACTCAGTTGGAGCTCCTCCACCAGGAGTGCCAAGAGAAAGAGAGCCTGATCAATAAGCTTAGTGATCAGCTTGCTGATTGGGAAGAACTTCATGCTCAGCTTCAGATAAAGGAACAACAATATGTGGAGGCTTTACAGGCTGCAGAGTCCACTATTGCTTACCTGACTGCGTGCAATCTGGACAGCCAGCGAGGGTTTGGGGCACAAGCCAGTTTGGGTACGGATTCCGGCTCTGTGGGCTCAGATGCTGCCCTCTGTAGTAGATGTATGGAGCCTCAGAAAGCCCtacaggagaaggaggagctTAACAAACAGCTCATAGAGCTTTTGAACATGGCAGAGCTGGccatctcttcctctgacaTCCAGGAGAAGAATCCAGAAATCCATGATCTTTGCCTAAAGATAGAGGGGGCCTTACAACAGGTGAAAACAGATTCAAATAGAGACAGCCCAAGAAGTGATTTAGGAATCGCTGCTGACTCTGTGCAGGAGTTACAGCGCCGTGCAGACTCTTTGCAAGAGGCACTTTTGGAGCAGAATAGGCTCAATGCAGCGCTGCAAGAAAAACTGAGAGCTGCCGATGCTACTGCACAACAGGCCTCCAACTGTAACAAGAGTAGCCAAGATTACTTAAGccaaaacacagaggaacaccATGGAACAAAGGGAAGTTGTTCTAATAATTCTAGTTCAAATCAGGAGATGATAAATGTCCTGTTAAACTGCCTTAGTGCAACAGAGTCTACTATTGCTTCTTTGGCAGCACACTGTTCAAATGTTGGCTCCTTGCCCTCTGCTAGATTATTACAACTCAGCCCTGACATGCAGCTGAATTTAGACAAACTTCAGAGAGCCCtgcaagagagacagaaactaGGAGGATCTACTCACTCAACAACCAAATCCAGCAGCAATCAGTCCACTGCTTCAGAGGCAAAAAAGGGACAGTTTCATCAAGAGCTACATCAAaatctcttcctcctctacaAAATCTTCAGCAATCTGTCCCAGAGGATTTCTGAACTGCAGGTTTCCTTACAAGAAGAGAGAGGCCATAGAGAGGAATCAGAGGCCGATAGGATTGTGCAGGATGGAAAGGCATTACCTCCAAGTGTTCAGGTCCAACTAGAGACTCTTCATAAAGCActgagggagaagaagaaagcatGTAAAAGCCTGGAGGAGAAACTGGCCACTGCTCTTACCAAGACACCCCCCTCTGAAACTGCACAGAAAG TGCCAGCTCTGGAGCAGGATGACAAAGGAGTGCAGGTGGATTTACAGGACCTGGGTTACGAGACCAGTGGCAAGAGTGAGAACGATAGGGAAGAGAACAGTAGCACAG ATCTAGAGGCTGGTGTGAAGCCTAGTTGCAGTGCCTCTAGCCTGCCGTCCCTGCTGAAACACGAACAGGCCACGTTCTCCTCTACTGAAAACCTGGACTCAACCTCCAGTACCCCATATCCTAGTTCCCCAGCTCTGAGTTCAGCCAAG GTCAGTCTGAAGAGCCTACAGGTCTATGACGATTATGGTGTTTCTGAGGACCCTCTGCAGCTTCAGGCACAAGTCAGAGAGCTGAAGATCCAGCTAGAAAACCAGACTAAACTCATCCTTCAAATGCAAAATCTTCTACGAAGGAACTCCTTGTCCAGTGACCTTGTTGGCAACACATCAGACCCATCCATCAACAAGGATCAAGACGGGGGAAAGAAGGATGACAGTAGCAAAGAGAAAAGTGGGCagccaaaagagaaaaaggaagggGAAAAGCAGACAATAAAGGATCAAACCAGCTTCCTGAACACtgacatggagagagagaggccactGAACAGGAGTATAagtgaacagctgcagcagactcGCAGCCGTTCTACATCCCCTGCCAG ACTGGACTCCCTGGTGCAGTCACAAGCCAGGGAGCTGTCACAACTAAGGCAACAGATCAAAGAGAGCCGCAGGCTGGGCGCTCTGCATCGTCggcagctggagcagctgagCAAGGCCTTCAAGGAGCTGCTGCAAGCCAGTGAAGTCGACTACTACATGGGGGAAGTGGTCAAAGAGCAGCTGGACAAAAGCCTGAGTCTTCTGGACCGGTTGGAGGGAAGACTGGACAAAG GAGAGTCTCATCTAGATAATGAAGATGTGGCTGCTCTCGAACTGTCCCAGAG GTTAGCCAAAGAGCTGCAGGAGAAAAACCGCCTGATCCAGAGTCTTCAGAGCCAAGTCAGGGGCCAAAGTCGCAGCAGCCACCACAGTTCCCACTCTGATCTGTACTCTGACAGGAGCTCCTCTTCCTGCCACAGTATCTCGGTCACAAAGGGTGGACAGACTCACA GCCAACGACACCCCAATGATTGGACAGGAGCAGCTGTCTCTCCTGTAAGAGGAGCTCACGAGGAAGGTGTGTCAGGTCACAGGGACCCTGCCAGCAGACTGCAGGGCCTGCACAGGGAGAACGGACGACTACAAGAGCAGCTGAGGATCAGCGAGGAGCTCAACGCCACCCTGCGAAGTGAACTGGACCTGCATCGCTTAATTATGGCCCAGACGAGCTCCCACCATCAGGAACGGGATCAAAGCTATGACCTGGAGGGGTCAGGGCTTCAAATGGAAGCACATAAACAAGACAGAGACACCAGCTCACAGACGAAAGCTGCAGAACAGCCTCAAGCTGTAAATTCAG acCTGCTGGCAGAACATCTACAAGAGATTCGAGCTCTGCGACAGCGGCTGGAGGAGAGCATTCGTACCAACGACCGCTTGAGGGAGCAGCTGGAAAAGAGACTAGCTGAGGTGGAGAAAGACCCAG cagcTACCAACATCTTCATCCATGGCAATGAAGAGCAGGGCCAGCTGGCCAGTGAGGTGCGATTCCTCTGGGGACAAAACCAAGCTCTTAAAGAACAGTTCACCTTGGGGTCTAGAG acaaGCAGAAGGAGAATGAGAAGCTGCGAGAGACACTGGCCAGGAGGACGGCCAAACTGGAGCAGAGCAGGAAAGAGTGTGAAGATCtaaggcaggaaaacaaacgACTGCTGGAGAGGCTGGAGCACAGCAGCCAGGAAAACTTACAACTGCAGGATTCACTGCACTTCAGCAAAGAGGAGCTGCACAG GTTACAGTGTGAGGTGAAGCTCCAGAGGCAGCAGCTCTTAGATTCCCAACATCTCCTTCAGTCACTGCGAGTAGAGCTGCAAGTTTACGAAAAGATGAAGACCGATGCTCAGAGACACAACG AATTCAGTGAGACGTCCCAGGAGCCCGCACCTCGCCCCTCCTCTGGCTCTGTGGACTTGGGGGAGCTGCTGTCGGAGATCAGACACCTGAGGCTGCAGTTGGAGAGAAGTATCCAGACCAACACAGCTCTGCGGCAGAGACTGGAAGAGCAGCTGCTCAGAGGACCCAACCGCTCTGAAACCATCAACATCAACTACCTACTGTCATCTCCAG ATGAAGGGGGCAGGTCAACAGGTCGAGAAGGCTGTGATCCTCTCCGTCACTCTCAAAATGAACACATTGGTGTGCACCATG ATACGAAACCTCGTCCTCATTCAGATTTAGACAGTCGgtcagtcagcagcagctctggtgaGAGTGTCTCTGCCGCACCATCTCGCCTTGTGCCGGGCCACCGCATGTGGGCCAATCGCAACGGTCGCCATATTTTGGGCCTGATTGAGGACTACAACGCCCTCCGCAAACAGATCTCAGAGGGTCGTAAGCTGTCACGCACCATGGACACACAACTGCAGGAGTGTCTGCACACCCTCAGAATGCAGGGCTCTGACAACAAG GTGATAGAACAGCAGCATCTGAGGAATCTGTCCAGCAGCACGAACACCATGCAGCAGGTGCTAGACGAAGCTGGTCGACTGCTCAAACTGGTGTGGAGAGTCTCTTTGCCAGCTGGTACCACAGCAGGggacagcagcaacaaccaGCAG GATGAGCTGCTGAAAAACGAGATAGCCAGACTGAAGAGCAGGCTGTCACAGCAGGAGAGGATGCTGAGTGGAGCCGTTAAACGTCTCCGTACCACCAACCAGCTCAAGGAAGGAATGGAGAGGGTCATCATTGATCAGT TGTCTCTAACCCATGGAGTTTTGAAGAAAGCCAGAGGGAATTTAGAG ACAAATTACTGCACCCTCTTTGGCCTGAAAGGCCTGTCTGGAGGACCAGACGAAG gagGTCCCAGTCAATGGCCAGTAACGGACACTACAGACACTCAAGAGATAAGTGCTCCTGTTTCTGGACAGACTGTAGGTAGACACTCTGAATCCTCAGACGATCACAACAGTGACATTTCTTTGCACTGCAGCTACTGA